From Pseudonocardia autotrophica, one genomic window encodes:
- a CDS encoding relaxase/mobilization nuclease domain-containing protein, with protein MIAYLMGPGRAQEHVRPRVVASWDGRDAAWQPPQHGDGKSGRDLGPLIRALRAPAVAAGLPEHDDEGKRGYVWHCSARVAGGDRVLSDAEWAEIARELLDGAGVAARDDAGGPRWVAIRHADDHIHIAVVLVRQDDCRRIWPRRDYPRLREAAQRIERRLGLTVTASADGTAARAPGRGELEKARRQGREPARVELARAARNAAVGSDGLAGFVAALKGAGYLIELRRAPSGDPLGYKVARRGDVTAAGGTVFYSGSKLAPDLSLPRLLRAWDEAAQGSDTAAPMEAARRRVEGARAAVGAARRGAGSEDADGIAHATRDFLIGMGGWSDELGAAAEVFDRAARPPRGVAAAPGPSGAGLRRVARQLVRRRGMLGVPDEPGAAMVALAVAVAALLREIAAWQRERDREHQAAAAGAAADTVGRWAAGRATGPVTEGVLVDHGSAARRPRIDRPVPRRSGQPRG; from the coding sequence TTGATCGCGTACTTGATGGGGCCGGGCCGCGCGCAGGAGCACGTGCGTCCGCGGGTCGTGGCGAGTTGGGACGGGCGGGACGCTGCGTGGCAGCCGCCTCAACACGGTGATGGCAAATCCGGCCGGGATCTCGGGCCGCTGATCCGGGCGCTTCGCGCACCCGCGGTGGCCGCCGGGCTGCCCGAGCACGACGACGAAGGCAAGCGGGGGTACGTGTGGCACTGCTCGGCCCGCGTTGCGGGCGGCGACCGGGTGTTGTCGGACGCCGAGTGGGCTGAGATCGCTCGTGAGCTGCTCGACGGGGCCGGGGTCGCGGCCCGGGATGACGCGGGCGGGCCACGGTGGGTGGCGATCCGGCACGCCGATGACCACATCCACATCGCGGTGGTGCTGGTGCGGCAGGACGACTGCCGCCGAATCTGGCCCCGCCGCGACTATCCGCGGCTGCGGGAGGCCGCACAGCGGATCGAGCGGCGGCTGGGGCTGACGGTGACCGCGTCGGCGGATGGGACGGCAGCGCGGGCTCCGGGGCGCGGGGAGTTGGAGAAGGCGCGGCGGCAGGGCCGTGAGCCGGCGCGGGTCGAGCTGGCCCGGGCAGCACGCAACGCGGCCGTAGGGTCCGATGGCCTCGCCGGGTTCGTCGCGGCGCTGAAAGGAGCCGGATACCTGATAGAGCTGCGGCGGGCGCCGTCAGGTGATCCGCTCGGTTACAAGGTGGCGCGCCGCGGCGATGTCACCGCGGCCGGCGGGACGGTGTTCTACAGCGGAAGCAAGCTGGCCCCTGATCTGTCGTTGCCGCGGTTGCTGCGGGCCTGGGATGAGGCCGCGCAGGGCTCGGACACGGCGGCTCCCATGGAGGCGGCGCGGCGGCGGGTGGAGGGTGCGCGGGCCGCGGTGGGCGCGGCGCGGCGCGGCGCCGGTAGCGAGGACGCGGATGGCATCGCGCACGCGACCCGGGATTTTCTGATCGGGATGGGGGGCTGGTCGGACGAGCTGGGCGCGGCCGCCGAGGTGTTCGATCGGGCCGCTCGACCGCCACGGGGCGTCGCGGCAGCGCCGGGTCCGTCGGGGGCAGGGCTGCGTCGGGTGGCCCGGCAGCTGGTGCGGCGGCGCGGCATGCTCGGGGTGCCGGACGAACCCGGAGCGGCGATGGTGGCCTTGGCCGTCGCGGTGGCGGCCCTGCTCCGCGAGATCGCGGCGTGGCAGCGGGAACGCGACCGTGAGCACCAGGCTGCCGCGGCAGGGGCGGCGGCGGACACGGTCGGCCGGTGGGCCGCCGGGCGGGCGACGGGGCCGGTGACCGAGGGTGTTCTGGTCGACCACGGATCCGCAGCACGCCGACCACGCATCGACCGTCCGGTCCCGCGACGCTCCGGTCAGCCGCGCGGCTGA
- a CDS encoding prepilin peptidase yields the protein MTSGVVAATTAAATLGPLTLVLARRRMHAVWNPGPAETVALTTAVGVVAAFVADGSRPAAVLLPLVLLGPAAAVVDAYEGRLPDLLTGPLLGATLLTAAASGPDGVRGIAAAAVVTVLAALATVMLTDALGWGDVKLIPTLAIVLGHHGALLAGLVAVVLLVGVTTAVMSVRDRHAIVPYGPALVFGTIGAAGL from the coding sequence ATGACGAGCGGCGTCGTCGCCGCGACGACTGCCGCGGCCACCTTGGGCCCGCTCACGCTCGTACTGGCCCGGCGCAGGATGCACGCGGTGTGGAATCCCGGACCTGCCGAGACCGTGGCCCTCACCACTGCCGTTGGTGTCGTCGCCGCGTTCGTGGCGGACGGATCGCGGCCGGCGGCGGTGCTGCTGCCGCTGGTGCTGCTCGGTCCGGCCGCGGCCGTCGTCGACGCGTACGAGGGACGGTTGCCCGACCTGCTCACCGGGCCGCTGCTCGGCGCGACCCTGCTGACCGCAGCCGCTTCGGGTCCGGACGGTGTTCGCGGCATCGCTGCCGCAGCCGTCGTCACGGTCCTCGCCGCGCTGGCCACCGTGATGCTCACCGACGCGCTCGGGTGGGGTGATGTGAAGCTGATACCGACCCTGGCCATCGTCCTCGGCCACCATGGCGCACTGCTCGCCGGGCTTGTCGCGGTGGTGCTGCTGGTGGGTGTGACGACTGCCGTGATGAGCGTCCGGGACCGGCACGCCATCGTGCCCTATGGCCCGGCGCTGGTATTCGGCACGATCGGCGCAGCCGGTCTTTGA
- a CDS encoding LysM peptidoglycan-binding domain-containing protein, which translates to MRLLSRVASALAATAAVAGIVVGIPTAFVLLIPPLIDRVVPEGMSVVELLLRPDDGTLLMAFLALVGVCAWFVLAVSIVGELVAALAHRSAPRINLPGFGLGRSIASALVAMMLGAGPAMAVPTAAITSTGLIQSDGTADLISVAAARSDPEPTGPVHVVMARDTLWRISETALGDPLRWREIYDLNAGREQADGGRLTEASVLDVGWRLFLPADAREVIRVEPGDTLTGLAAEHLGDPARADDLFAANTATPQPTGGVLADPDLIYPGWALALPATPLPHADPPVPAVPMPEATPPPAEETSTPTVVPSEPDSDADSTLVTPQPTPLPVPDIAASAGAEEAGPGLSIAALGVSSLVVGGMLTALAVRRRRQLRHRPSRHRIAVPADEPGRVEWSAQHAAQTSPTLHLDLALRSLAHPDRGDIPVPVLRSARLTCTDALVTLAESTSLPAPFVALSEHDQWRLDADDPLPVPADEAAGCCAPFPTLVSVATDDDRTLLIDLEQRGVLRIGGEPARCVALLRHIAAELATSHTAEDTEVLLVGLGDELPALNPEQLLVVTDLTTALTEIEHRTASVGAELQRLEITSVVEGRLRDVAADSWLPTVLLVATEPDQDERVRLDALAAADPGSSAVAVVVFDPADAELRIGDDGLLELPDIDDGPWQAAQLTENAGTHLAAILGSTADPPVPVGPAGNPEPWASGMQDDGSLSAPEDVDGSADTGIPEPRQPEPSADPGAARLLATVDHQDPHLDDDLTAWLDTGQPSVPMIAILGEPAVRAPGPFPTARPSWFAEVLVYLALHPLGVTTAKAVTDLWSDGRRISPGTIRHALYGARRWAGQGYGGDPEATFVSGMQNDSSYRLRGHLFDWDLFRRLRKRAQARHAAGHAGAVDDYSAALALIRGPVFSSLRPGGYAWLNNHDQRHDLQIPGFIVDTAHELVDIALAAQDTALARRAAEHARMVDIDAAFDRPLVDLMRIAHAEDNRAELEMYATVLLDARGFDVPEELAPDSFAVLHDLLPAGLRRPRS; encoded by the coding sequence GTGAGGCTCCTGTCCCGGGTCGCGTCCGCGCTCGCAGCGACCGCCGCCGTAGCCGGAATCGTGGTCGGCATCCCGACCGCATTCGTGCTGCTCATCCCGCCGCTCATCGATCGCGTCGTGCCGGAAGGGATGTCGGTCGTCGAGCTGCTCCTACGCCCGGACGACGGCACGCTGCTGATGGCGTTCCTCGCGCTCGTCGGCGTCTGCGCGTGGTTCGTGCTGGCGGTGTCGATCGTCGGCGAGCTGGTTGCTGCGCTCGCGCACCGGTCGGCGCCGCGGATCAACCTGCCCGGCTTCGGGCTGGGCCGCAGCATCGCCTCCGCGCTCGTCGCGATGATGCTCGGAGCTGGACCCGCCATGGCCGTCCCGACCGCCGCAATCACCTCGACCGGACTCATCCAGTCCGATGGCACCGCCGACCTGATCTCCGTCGCAGCAGCCAGGTCCGACCCGGAGCCGACCGGTCCGGTGCACGTCGTCATGGCGCGGGACACGCTGTGGCGGATTTCGGAGACGGCGTTGGGAGATCCGTTGCGATGGCGGGAGATCTACGACCTCAACGCCGGCCGCGAGCAGGCCGACGGCGGCCGCTTGACCGAAGCATCGGTGCTGGACGTGGGCTGGCGACTCTTCCTACCCGCCGACGCGCGGGAGGTCATTCGGGTCGAGCCCGGCGACACCCTGACCGGGCTCGCCGCCGAACACCTCGGTGATCCCGCACGCGCCGATGATCTCTTCGCGGCGAACACCGCCACCCCGCAACCCACCGGGGGCGTGCTCGCCGACCCCGATCTGATCTACCCAGGATGGGCTCTCGCGCTGCCCGCGACACCGCTGCCGCACGCCGACCCGCCGGTGCCCGCCGTCCCGATGCCGGAGGCAACACCACCCCCTGCCGAGGAGACCTCGACTCCGACGGTCGTGCCATCCGAGCCCGACAGTGATGCGGACTCGACCCTCGTCACGCCACAGCCCACGCCGCTCCCAGTCCCGGACATCGCCGCCTCGGCCGGCGCCGAAGAAGCGGGACCGGGTCTCAGCATCGCTGCGTTGGGAGTGTCCTCACTCGTCGTGGGCGGGATGCTCACCGCGCTCGCGGTGCGGCGGCGCCGGCAGCTACGTCACCGACCGAGCAGGCACCGCATCGCCGTCCCTGCCGACGAACCCGGTCGTGTCGAGTGGTCGGCCCAACACGCCGCACAGACCTCACCGACCCTCCACCTTGATCTGGCACTGCGGTCGCTCGCCCACCCCGACCGCGGGGATATCCCGGTCCCGGTCCTGCGCTCCGCCCGGCTGACATGCACCGACGCGCTGGTCACCCTGGCGGAGTCGACGTCGCTCCCGGCACCGTTCGTCGCCCTCAGCGAGCATGACCAGTGGAGACTCGACGCCGACGACCCGCTCCCCGTCCCCGCCGACGAGGCCGCCGGGTGCTGCGCTCCGTTCCCGACCCTGGTGTCGGTGGCCACCGACGACGACCGCACCCTGCTCATCGACCTGGAGCAGCGCGGCGTCCTGCGGATCGGAGGTGAGCCCGCGCGCTGCGTCGCACTGCTGCGCCACATCGCCGCGGAGCTGGCCACCAGCCACACCGCCGAGGACACCGAGGTGCTGCTCGTCGGGCTCGGCGACGAGCTGCCCGCACTCAACCCTGAGCAGCTACTCGTCGTCACCGATCTGACAACAGCTCTCACCGAGATCGAGCACCGGACCGCATCCGTGGGCGCCGAGCTGCAGCGGCTGGAGATCACCTCTGTCGTCGAGGGCAGGCTGCGCGATGTCGCTGCAGACTCCTGGCTCCCCACCGTGTTGCTGGTCGCGACCGAACCCGATCAGGACGAGCGGGTCCGACTCGACGCCCTCGCTGCGGCCGATCCAGGATCCAGCGCCGTTGCGGTCGTCGTGTTCGACCCGGCGGATGCGGAGCTGCGCATCGGGGACGACGGTCTGCTCGAACTGCCCGACATCGACGACGGCCCGTGGCAGGCCGCCCAGCTCACCGAGAACGCCGGCACCCACCTGGCTGCGATCCTCGGCTCGACGGCTGACCCGCCAGTTCCGGTCGGCCCGGCCGGCAACCCCGAACCCTGGGCATCGGGGATGCAGGACGACGGCTCGCTCAGTGCTCCGGAGGACGTCGACGGCAGCGCGGACACGGGGATCCCTGAACCCCGCCAACCCGAGCCGTCAGCCGATCCCGGCGCCGCCCGCCTACTCGCCACCGTCGATCACCAGGACCCGCACCTCGACGACGATCTCACCGCTTGGCTCGACACAGGGCAACCGTCGGTGCCGATGATCGCGATCCTCGGCGAGCCCGCCGTGCGGGCACCCGGCCCGTTCCCGACAGCCCGACCGAGCTGGTTCGCCGAGGTGCTGGTCTACCTGGCGCTGCACCCGCTGGGGGTCACTACCGCGAAGGCCGTCACCGACCTGTGGTCCGACGGGCGGCGAATCAGCCCGGGCACGATCCGGCACGCCCTCTACGGCGCCCGCCGCTGGGCCGGTCAAGGCTACGGCGGCGATCCGGAAGCGACCTTCGTCAGCGGCATGCAGAACGACAGCAGCTACCGGCTGCGCGGGCATCTGTTCGACTGGGACCTGTTCCGCCGGCTCCGCAAACGCGCCCAGGCCCGCCACGCGGCAGGCCATGCAGGCGCAGTCGACGACTACAGCGCGGCCCTCGCCCTCATCCGCGGGCCGGTGTTCAGCAGTCTGCGCCCCGGCGGGTACGCCTGGCTCAACAATCACGACCAGCGCCACGACCTGCAGATCCCTGGGTTCATCGTCGACACCGCACACGAACTCGTCGACATTGCCCTCGCCGCGCAGGACACCGCGCTGGCCCGCCGGGCCGCCGAGCACGCCCGGATGGTCGACATCGACGCCGCGTTCGACCGCCCTCTCGTCGACCTCATGCGCATCGCCCACGCCGAGGACAACCGTGCCGAACTCGAGATGTACGCGACGGTGCTGCTCGACGCGCGCGGCTTCGACGTGCCCGAGGAGCTGGCGCCAGACAGCTTCGCCGTGCTCCACGACCTGCTCCCGGCCGGGCTCCGGCGTCCGCGCTCATGA
- a CDS encoding TadE/TadG family type IV pilus assembly protein — MIVDVRGERGGSASVEAAVLAVVFGLLIAFAIAGGRLVAAEAATDHAARSAARLASLQRDAATATTVAYDAAALTLAEQGLRCTSVDVAVDTSGFARPLGTAASVNATVRCTISWADLGLPGAPGTRTVDSTSTSPLDTWRERIR; from the coding sequence ATGATCGTCGACGTTCGCGGCGAGCGGGGCGGCAGCGCGTCGGTCGAGGCTGCGGTGCTGGCCGTCGTGTTCGGTCTGCTCATCGCCTTCGCCATCGCCGGCGGCCGGCTCGTCGCGGCCGAGGCGGCCACCGATCACGCCGCACGGTCCGCGGCCCGCCTGGCGTCCCTGCAGCGCGACGCCGCCACCGCGACCACCGTCGCGTACGACGCGGCCGCGCTCACCCTGGCCGAGCAGGGACTGCGATGCACATCTGTTGACGTCGCGGTCGATACGAGCGGGTTTGCCCGACCGCTCGGCACGGCCGCATCGGTCAACGCGACGGTGCGATGCACGATCAGCTGGGCCGATCTCGGACTCCCCGGAGCTCCCGGCACCCGCACCGTGGATTCGACCTCCACCAGTCCTCTGGACACATGGCGGGAACGAATCAGATGA
- a CDS encoding TadE family protein gives MDERGGATSVEMALLWGVLTMLILAVVQVTLLFYAGQLALTAAQDGLRSGRYYSTESVTDAARRDAEDFLARAGGTTLTDVSITATVDDGTGLLRVQVTGTALSLIPGVPLAISKEAVGGLERVTP, from the coding sequence GTGGACGAGCGAGGTGGGGCCACCAGCGTCGAGATGGCGCTGCTGTGGGGTGTGCTGACCATGCTGATCCTCGCGGTCGTGCAGGTCACCCTGCTGTTCTACGCCGGCCAGCTCGCCCTGACCGCCGCACAGGACGGCCTGCGGTCCGGCCGCTACTACTCCACCGAGTCGGTGACCGACGCCGCCCGGCGTGACGCCGAGGACTTTCTCGCCCGCGCCGGAGGCACCACGCTGACCGACGTCTCGATCACGGCCACCGTGGACGACGGCACGGGGCTACTCCGGGTCCAGGTGACTGGCACGGCGCTGTCGCTGATCCCCGGTGTTCCGCTCGCGATCTCGAAGGAAGCCGTCGGTGGGCTCGAACGGGTCACACCATGA